The Mus caroli chromosome 15, CAROLI_EIJ_v1.1, whole genome shotgun sequence DNA segment TGAATgtgagcctgtaatcccagagcgtAGGAGGTGCAACAAGGATGGAGAATTCAAGGCTGTCTTCACCTTAGACCCTATCCTTTTcaaaaatgacttttaatttttaattttgtgtgtgtgtgtctgtctgtctgtctgtttgtctgtctgtctgtctgtctgtctgtctgtgtatgtatgtatttgttcatgCCTGCACACTGCTCATAGAAGCTAGAAGAGGATATCACATCCTCCTGAAGTTTGAATTGCAGAACGTTGTGAGCTGCTTCCCAGCCTCCTGACAtgggtgctcagaactgaacttgggtttttACTTAGCATAGAGTTAAccactgaaccctctctccagctaATCCCCTGTTTTGAAAGAACAATGAGATGGATAAGCGAATGGGGAAATGGCAGAAGTGGCTCGGCAGTCAGAGCACATTCTGCTTTTGCAGAGGCCAGGGTGAACTTACGCACCACCATGGCAACTAGGCTGTCTTTCCTCACAGTCCCAGGAGCTGGCCTTGGGCTTGGCTTCGGAGGCTTCAGGCACCACACAGTGCACGCACAGGGATACAACACTCATATAAAATtcaagagtatttttaaaaagaagctaatTTATAAGTCACACATGAATTTCTAATCCCTATGGCCACATTAACATATTGATgtacattctgtatttttttgtCCACATTCATAAAtacttagaattttaaatttgTGTGGTAGATTCATGTTATATATATACCATGACctacattttcaaaaaatagttGTTTGTGAAAGACCCTTCaagatttttatgtttcattgagtttgtttggTAGTGCTCAAATAATAGTCCACAGTGTGCCTACAATGCCACATTATCCAGACACGAGTTTTACAGTGTCGCAGCAGTTGCAGCAGATCTCAGTATGTAGTATCTTTTTGAAACATGACTTTGATTTCCCCAGTAAGTTGTCAAATGAAGAGTCTGAACTACAGGGAACAAGTCTTTTAGATTTCACAGATGTTAGTATGCAAGAGCTGaagggtattttcttttttttttttttttaaaaattatttaatccatggccaacatttttttaaaactgagacaCATGGTgcttcactggaaaaaaaaatctagtcccTCGGCCCAAATACCAAAACGCATCCACAGCTGGCTAGAAGAGTCCCTCAGTCTGGGCCCGTGCTAACCTGTGGGCCACTGAGCATCTATCCTCAAAACCCAGAGCAATGACAACTGGGAAACGCTCGCCCAGGGAGCCCAAACGCTTCCCAAACTCCCAAATCTCCAGGAGCAATTATCTCCTCCGTCACTCGGGCCCATTAGAGGTTAATCTGCCTTTATTGAAGGCCAGCCTATACTAGGTTTGTTGGACTAGCCATATCCACCGCCCTGCTCAAGCCTCAGACAATCATCTCCAGCTGCCGGGCATACTCGATGACTTGTTTGGCCAGTTCAGTAGAGGGGATGgtgctgtcttctggcttctgctgctggCTGGCAAAGCTGTAGTAGTTGTTAGGGCCCAGCACCCAACCTCGCTTCTTGGCATAGTCTGTCATCTTTTTGGGTGTGCTGAAGAAGAGGATCCGGGTAGCCTCAGCAAAAAGGATTTTCTCATAGGCCTTCTCAATGCATCCTGCGATTTCATCCCTGATGGTATCCAGCAGGATGTCAATGAAGAAGGTGTAGCTTTCCGCAGGGATGTTCCCCTTAGCCAGGAATACCTTGTTGTAGCTACCCTCCATGAGGTATTGCTCGAGGGACACAGGGTATTTGATGTAGACATTGGTCTGGATGTCCTTGGCAGGTAATCGTTCTAATTCTGTGTGGAACTCAGCCACTCGGTTCTGAGATAGCAGGAAGAGGAGATTGAGGCCCAGGAGCTGGTGCATATAGGCTGACTCGGGAAGCTGTTCTTTGTAATCAAAGTAGTAGCATTTGAGTTGGGCCATGTAGCGCTCGAAGGAGGGAATGTCTTTGCACAGGATGCTCCACTGGGCCCCGATCTCCAGAATGTCACGGGCCAGAATGAGTTGCTGTTTAGTCAGTTTGGTCCCCGTGGTTGGCAGGAAATTGAGCTCCAGCAGAACCAACTTCAGGCGGCCCAGTTCTTCTCCACATTTACTAAGGTTCGGGCTCTTCCGGTTCCACTCGTCCTTGAGTTGCTCGTACATGCCGGCCGCTGCCTGCAGGATCCCGCCCGAGGTGGCTGCGGGTCCGGAGCTTGAGACGGTGGTCGACCCGTTCACCGTAGCCGCTGTGGCCGCCATCTTCCGTGATGCGGCAAGCCGCCGACccgacttctttctttttttaaaaaaagatttatttcatttatatgagtacactgtagctgtcttcagacacaccagaaaagggcatcagatctcattacagatggttgtgagccaccatgtggttgctgggatttgaactcaggacctctggaagagcagtcagtgctcttaaccgctgagtcatctctccagccctgaagagtattttcatttaaaaaacaaaaacaattaactCTTAACTTGGatgatgttctttttcttttcctcctccttaaTGTAAATATGTTTGCAATTTCCTTTATGTAACTGTTATAACCATATCCCATAATTCTGGTGCCTTTTAGTCTGGTCCTATCTtcatatattctgattattttctgATCACGCATATTGGACGATTGATTGATGATTGTACATGTTGATTGGTTCGCTGTTTTATTGTATTGATTTTTGTTACTTGTTGAAGCTAAATTTGCAGACACTAGTAATGTGAGTTAATTTTCCCTTGGGAATCAGCAGTGGCCTTTGAGGCTATGCTTTGAGTCTGTGCAACTGCCAGTCTTTTCTCAGGCTTTCCTAAACCTTCATGACATCAGTTGTTCTTGCCTGAATGACTTGCTGAAGTGGTTACAgacattttttccttccttcatattCATGTTTTGAAGCTTATGTtactttaatttcatttattttttgtttgtattgctttgtttttgaatTAGTCcatgtagctcaggatggtctTCAGCTTACTCTATAATGGAGGGtggcttttaatttctgatttatttttattatttgctgcCTGTATTTCTCTAGTGcagggattataggtatgtacacCTAATTTATGCTGTCCTCGGGATAGAATCCAGAATAGTGTGCTAGACAAGTGTCCTACTGGCTGAGGTACATCCCAAGCCCTACGGGATGAAACTGTAATCCCTAGCATGATGCTTTTAAGTCATGCTTTTGGGAGGTAGGTGCTTTTCATGCATAGTGCTTGAGTTCTTGTAAATGCGATTGGGATCTATATTAAGAATTAGTGAGACTTAATTCTCTCTTCTCCATATGAGGATATAACAAGGAAACAATTAACTACAAACCAAGGTGAAGGGCTTTGCTATACATGAGCTCTGCTGGTTCCTTGATCTTAGACTTTGTAGTCTCCAGAGCTCTGAGGGCCAGACATATGCtaggtatgcatatatacaaaggTGCCTGTTCTTTTACAACTCcgtttgttttatatttacttacattGAGGACCATAAATTTGTGGCACTGTAATTTCTGTCAGTGAGGGCCCTGGCTTTGAGTTGTCAGCAGAGACTATCCCCTTTAAGTCTCTTGTTTTGAGACGGCTTACTAAGGTGCTCAGGAGCCTGAGCACTGATGCATTATTTGGGTAGTTCTTAGGGTAGTATTTGCAGTTACTAATCTTCAGAGTCCCTCCGGGACTGATGTTCACGTGACATACATTTAGAATGGACACCAGTGGGAACTGATGGTGCCATGCTAACACTCTTACTGATTGCTGCTGTGAAACCAAGTCCTTGAGTTTGATCCAGAAATCCCATGTCTTCTACAAATATCTGTGGAGTATTATATCATTTATGAGCTGATTAGGGCACAACTCCATCTCAGACCTAGCCTGAGTATCAATATCTGCTTTATTTGTTCACATTCTTCATGCAGTTCATCTTGACCCTGCAAATCTTACTCTCTAGATGGAAGCAGAGGGAGACTGGGTTGGTGTGGGCTTTCCTCACCACCCCAAGCGACatattcctccaacaaggccacacctctcaatccttcctaaatagttcACCAAcaagggaccaagcattcaaatccaCGAGCCTATGGGGTCATTCTCATTTAATCCATCAGTTACATGTTCTCCAACATCTTAGGCACATAGACCATGTTTCCTGGCCCTTCTCTGCAGTTAGGTGTGTGATCTCATGACTGGTTCAGCTCTAATGGAATGTGAGTCGGAGTTCTGCCCTATGTGTgtagtttcttcttttcctcctcctcccccattgCTCCCTTTATTCCTTCCCTCTCTATTTCTACATCCCCACTCCCAGCactctttgtgtagcccaggttagcatAGAATTCCACTTCCTTCTGTTCCAGAATGCTGGATTCTGTTCCACCGTTGCCCAGCTTTTGGCATTAAACACATAGCCTTCATCTGTGATCTTCATGGATCCTTGAGCACCTTGGTGGGTCTTTAACCTTCTGGCACATTTGTCCAAAAGTCTTACAGATCTAAATAACCCTGTGTTGATTTGTCTTAAAGTCTTACAGATCTAAATAACCCTGTGTCGATTCTGTTGTTTTTCACTTACCTTTCCCAAACGAAGAGAAGACTCTGGATAGTATTTGAGAGGGTCAGCTTACTGCTTTTTAGatattcttttgatattttaattacgATTGTTTAGGCAtatccttctctctttcttattctccctctttctcctccttccccctcccctgcttctaatacagtttctctgtgtagccctggctgtcttagaacttaaCTTTAGAGACCATCTTGCttcaaactcaacagagatcctcctccccctccatcggagtgctgggattaagtgttCGCCACAACActcttaatatatttttctttctttttcttttttttttttttttttttttNNNNNNNNNNNNNNNNNNNNNNNNNgtcctggaactcactctgtagaccaggttggcctcaaactcagaaatccgcctgcctctgcctcccaagtgctgggattaaaggcgtgcgccaccatgcccggctgttagTCTTTTAAGAGCAGGCagaatcgcttctcggccttttggctatgATCAAGTGTGTAAGAACAGGCAGATACTCTCCACCCCACTCCTGAACACTGAATAATAGGTCAGATGGACGCTCCCTTAGTTAGTCCACATTGCATCACATTAAAAATAGAAGACACTTGAGATTTGCAGTTGATTTATTCTTAAAAACTTTTACCAAACTGCTTTCCTAAAATGATTCATGAAgccttaatttcatttttaagttgcCATGggctagaaaagcagccagtataTTGTATGGAGTATTTTTATAGAATTCactgagagggagaggaggtCCTGAGATAGTGTGTATGGCGCATttgctctccttttccttccctgacAGCTCTTTCTCTACCTCATTGAAAATTATCCCTAGCTAATAAACTTAAATGCCTGTAGCAAAATGGGTCTCTGGCCAATGAAACAACTCAGTGAAGCTTGATGACCTCTATGTAATCCTTGAAACCCACATAGTCtgaggagaactgactcctgcaaactgacccctgacctctgtgCTTATGCTGTGCTGTGTACATCTTTAACTGTTAGACTGGAAGGGCTCATCTGTCATGGCCTATTTGGTTTGACCTATGGCATTAACAACTACAAATAGTCGTTCAGGGAAGAATCTGAGCTCTTGACGGGTTGGTGATGTGCTCAGTGGCTGTGCTCTTGCCTTGCGTGTAGGAAGGCCTGGGTTTAACACCCAGTGCTGTGAAAGGAGGAAATGAGCCTCTGAAGCAGCATCAGGTTCACTGTGGGAGTTAATGGGTGTGCGGGAGGCCTGAGGCAGGATCCAGTCTAGGAGTTCTTGCTGGCTCTTCTTCCCCTGCTTCATCCTCCAGCCTGTGTTTCCACTGCCTTGGGCCTTCAGTGTTTGTCATGCAGCTAGATGCTATCCTCAATCCAGCAATGCACTTTGTCATGGCAAAAAGCAGCAATTCATTCAAAAATGTGTAACCTTTGACTTCATTATAAACATGTTGGttgtattatattttttctgtgtatgtatgtatgtatgtatgtatgtatatatgtattgtgtgtgtgtgtgtgtatacaagtgcagatgtttgattgttttgagacaggatctcactatgtagccctggctgctctcttggaactatagacaaggctggcctcaggctcaaagagatccaccttcttgtgcctcctgagtgctaggatgggattataggcgtgaGCTAGCATGTCCaccttatttatatattttcagagCCCTTTAGCCCCTTGAGTATACTGCTTGCTTGTCACTCTGTAGACATCACGAGTATTCTTTCCTTTGCTGTGTATGGAAGACAGACTGCTGTGAGTAGCTCTATAGTTCTGTAAACCTAGAGCCCCTTGCCCCTCACTGGTTTCTCCCACTAACATCTGATGTCCTCACAGAGTAGTCAGTCATGTTTGAAACTACTGGATCTTTTCATTGCCTTGCTTAAACTCTGTAGCAGTGAACTGCTAAGAGACCCAGGCCCTCCCTCATCAGGTTCACTGGTCTTAAACACACAAtacatagttttgttttgtttttttagatttatttatttatttattatatgtaagtacactgtagctgccctcagatactccagaagagggtgtcagatttcgttacggatggttgtgagccaccatgtggttgctgggatttgaactcggaaccttcggaagagcactcagcgctcttaaccactgagccatctcaccagtcccctttttatttttaaatacctttATAAAAcgattttttaaattgaattgtgcttgtggtggtggtgggggggcatATGCACGTGAGTACAGGTACCTGTGAAGACCAGAGGCTTTGGATCTTCTTGGAGCTTGAGTTATAGGCAATGAGCTTCCTGATAGGGAAGCTCACTCAACCTGCTGGGTgaccctgcctgcctttgcttgtCCACAGCCCAGAACAGAGTGGCTGCATTCTCTTTTTCACTTTCCACACCTGCTTTGTAACTGTGTGGAGGCCCTTTTTTCTCAGCTTGTGCTTCCTAAGTGATTTGTGAGATGTACTCTGGGAATAGTTCTTACTCCTCAGTGCCTACTCCAAGCCAgcgctgtccttgaacttgctcatGTAGACACCCACCCCCAAACATGTTTCTAGAACTTGACCCCTCTTCCTGGATAATTAGAATACCTAGCTCACTCTTTCCTGCTCACTCTACCTGCCCATCTCTGAAAATATGGAACAGTTCTTTTTGTGCGTGTTTCAGCTGTTGGCTTCCAGCAGGGCATGGTCAGACCTGAGACTCTTTGGGAATTATTAGACTGCTCTCCTGAGCTTTGAGTTTCTGACTTGTAGCTAGTAGACAATTGTGATACATGTGCACTCTCACACATTAGTAAGGTCCTCTGTTTCAGTCCTTCTCAAAGACCTTTTGTAAGCAGACGAGTCCCGGGGGAGCTTTGGTGAAGTTGAGAATTTAGAATACAGAGTTAGAAGGCCTGGAGGTTCTGCTGTGGCTACAGAAGGAGTGTCCATTGAGTTGGATTTTTGTTGGCGCTCATAGGTGATGTGTAAATTACAGGGGTGTGGGGCCGATTCCACCAGGCCTTTTCTCCAGGCTCTCTCTTGGCCCCCTCTGTAGGCACTTGCTGGGATGAGGCCTTCTGATGGGGTTCCCTACCACTTCGAAGTTCCAGAGTTTCCCTTGGCTTCCGTCTTCCTCCCTTCAtggtctttctcttctgtcatttCCTCTCTGCTCCTGTTGGGCAGATGCCTGAGCGGTGGATTGTAAGTTCCCCATCTGCAGTAAGGGGGCTTCTTTGTTCACCTTCCACAGCAAATAGGCGCCCCCATCAAAACAAGATCAGTTCCGGGTCCAGCACAAGTTTCTCTCTCGACCAAAAATCACTAGCCTGACAGGCGTTCGATTTCTAGTAATCTGTTTTTCCAATAGTAGACTGACCCAGTCACATGACATCTAGATTGTAAGTGTAGGTGTCTTCCAGTGTCTGCAGTGTTTCATAGGAACTTTTCCTAAGTCTCCTAtgctttctgtctttgctttttaGTTTCTCTTCTGATAACTTTTCCACAGAATACCCTTTCACCTCGTCTGTGTGTTGTAAAGCTGACATGGCTTCTTTGCACCTGAATCTGGGCTTCCAGGATTGAGATCTCGGGTGGCGTTATTAAAACACTTGAAACTTGCCTTCTTTAAATAGAAGTAAGTATTCCATAACTGAAAAATGTATAACCTTGAGTTTTTAAGATGAGAACACAGTATAACTTCAGTAGATTTTCAAGTCCTGATTATGTGTTGATAAGACAGACATAGTGGGTTAAGAATTGATAAAATTAATTCACTtacctgtttatttttgttttatagacagggtctcactgtgtgaccCAGAGTAGCTTCATTTAGATAAGGTTGTTGCTTATGTGACTCACTCACTTCCTACCACAGACTTGACCCAACTCTTAGTTGTGCTGATCAGTGTGTTTGGGTTTAttattgttcacacacacacacacacacacacacacacacacacacgcagtcaGGATGGTTTTAGACTCACTAAGTAGCTAAGGATGGtgttgaactttttaaaaaaagattacacttagctgggcagtggtggcgcaggcctttaatcccagaactcaggaggcaggggcaggcggatcttggagtttgaggccagcctggtctaaggagCAAGTTTCCCAACAACCTGAACTTCACAGAGAAActcacagagaaactttgtctcaaggggaaaaatttttattcattttgtatgtgtatatgggtgtgctCCTGCTCCAGTGTGCATgttgtggtcagaggacaaattgtaAGAGGGGATTCTCTCCCCCATGTTCCCGGGGATTGAACTCTAATTGTCAGATGGATAGATGCCTTTACCCATCAGTGGTCTTgtcttcctgatcctcctgcctcactcactTCCTTCAGAGTGCTGTGTGTAGTTAtatctgtgtgctgtgtgcagttatagctgtgtgctgtgtgcagttacacctgtgtgctgtgtgcagtcagacctgtgtgctgtgtgcagtcagacctgtgtgctgtgtgcagtcagacctgtgtgctgtgtgcNacctgtgtgctgtgtgcagtcagacctgtgtgctgtgtgcagtcagacctgtgtgctgtgtgcagtcagacctgtgtgctgtgtgctcagCTTGATGTCGTGCTCCCTACCAACAGCTCCACATCAgctcacaaaacaaaactaaaacaaacaaaaatcttaccAGTGAGATCCTGGAACTCTCAGTCCCAGATGGGatgtctcccttctctctgttctcaggAAGCTATGTGGAAGAGGATACAGGTTCTTAAGAGCTAGTGGGGATGGAAGACAGCAAGGAAACCAGGCCTCCTACACACTGCAGGACTGATGCACCAGATGGCTTCCTAGTGCTGAGAGGAAAACAGGCCCATGTCCCCACCGCTAACCCTGAGGCTTCCAGATGGAGGAAGCCTTAGTTTTCTCCAGGAGGTCTCACCTGGGAAACGaaccacacttaagggcaggccCCACACCCAGCAGGAGATGGCCAACCCAAAGCGAGCTCATGGTattttggaggttctttgtctcatgtTGCTTTGGacgttttatttttcttttcttttttagtcttCCGTATCTTTTGGTTATATGGTTCCCTAGTTTGTTTTTATGGGCTGTCTATGTGCATGATTGTGTCTCAGCATCTGTGTGCTTCTTGTGATTTCTCTGTGACTCTTCTtgtcctgtttgttttgtcctattctggtttgtttgctttctttctttcttttgtttgtttgaagacagggtttctctgtgttcccctggctgccctggagctcactctgtagaccaggctggcctcgaactcagaaattctcctgcctctgcctcccaagtgctgggattaaaggcttgcgccaccacgcccggcttctgttttctttttcttttatcttcttcttattaattttttagatGCTTGTTTGTATTCTTCTGAGAGGGAAGTAGATTTGGTGGGTGGGAAGGTGGTGAGGATCTGAGAGGAATTGGGAGAGGGAGAACCATAACCAGAATATActgcatgaaaataatttatttccagtatgaaaagaaaaaaacatgagaGGCTCAAGAAGCCACGAGGATGAAGCCAGTGAACAACATTCCTTCATGGTCAGCTTCAGTCCTTGCCTTGATttctctcaatgatggactgtgatcatGATAGATAAGCCCAACCTGTCCCCCTGTCCCTCCCCACCTAAAAAAAATCCTTACTAGTCATAGAATCTGGGAACAACATTAAATTATAGGACCAGCTCCCTCAGACATTTACTGCTAGTCCCCTGTCACAGACGCTTAGTACATGCTGAACTTCCCTAGAGCCACTGT contains these protein-coding regions:
- the LOC110310149 gene encoding 26S proteasome non-ATPase regulatory subunit 8 → MAATAATVNGSTTVSSSGPAATSGGILQAAAGMYEQLKDEWNRKSPNLSKCGEELGRLKLVLLELNFLPTTGTKLTKQQLILARDILEIGAQWSILCKDIPSFERYMAQLKCYYFDYKEQLPESAYMHQLLGLNLLFLLSQNRVAEFHTELERLPAKDIQTNVYIKYPVSLEQYLMEGSYNKVFLAKGNIPAESYTFFIDILLDTIRDEIAGCIEKAYEKILFAEATRILFFSTPKKMTDYAKKRGWVLGPNNYYSFASQQQKPEDSTIPSTELAKQVIEYARQLEMIV